GAAGCGCGGCTGGAGCGGCAGCGCATCCTGGAGGGCGTGCATCCCACCCGGTTGCAGGCGATCATCGACGAGGGCACGCTGCGGCGCATGGTCGGCGGTCCCGACGTGATGGCCGAGCAACTACAGCACCTCATCAACATGGCGACCCGCCATAATGTGGACATCCGTGTTCTGCCGTTCGTTGCGGGCGCGCACGCGGGGATGCTCGGGTCGTTCCTGATCCTGCATTTCCCGGACCCGCTCGACCCCAGCCTGGCCTTCACCGAATCGGTCGCGAGTAGCCTGTTCGTTGAGGAACCGCACCAGTTGGAGAGGTGCACCGACGTGTACGGGAATCTGCTCGGCTCGGCGCTGCCACCGTCCCAGTCAGTGGACTTCATCGAGCAGGTGAAGGCCGAGATCCCTACCTAGCCGAACGCGAGTGATACCCATGAAGAGCGAGTTCGAGTTCCACAAGTCCAGCTACAGCGCCAACGGTCAGAACTGCGTCGAGGTCGCTGAGAACGTGCCCGGTGTGGCGGCGGTGCGTGACACGAAGAGCCGCGACCGTGGCCATCTCCCCTTCGCGGCTGGAGAGTGGAGCGCGTTCCTGGAGGCCGTGAAGCACGGCGAGCTGTAGATCCTGTGACACGAAGGCCCCGCACCCTGCCGGAGGGTGCGGGGCCTTGCGCATACCTGGTCACTCCTCGGGAGTGATACCCGGGAGGAGGCGGACCGGTGGCACGGCGGCGGGCCGGGGTCCGGGACCCCGGCCCGAGGTGGTCAGGCCGTGGTGGTCAGGCGGCGGTTGCGGCGGCGGACCAGCATCCACACCGACAGCAGCGCGATGGCCGACAGGGCCATCAGGTAGAACGAGACCGACAGCGAGGAACCGGTGGCGTCGAGCAGGAGCACCATCGCGAAGGGGGCGAACCCGCCGCCGACCACGGAGCTGAGCTGGTAGCCCAGTGAGGCGCCGGTGAAGCGGACCTCGGGCTCGAAGAGCTCGGCGAACAGGGCCGCCTGCGGCGCGTACATGATGCTGAGGAAGATGCCGCAGACGAACATGCCGATCGCCATGACCCAGAGGTTGGCGGTGTCGACCAGGAGGAACAGCGGGATCGACCAGAGGAACAGGCCGATGATGCCGAAGGAGTAGACCTTGATCCGGCCGATCCGGTCCGAGACCGCCGCAGCGGCCGGCATCAGCGGGAGCTGGAAGACGCTCAGCCCCAGGGCCACCAGCAGCACCGATTCGCGGGTGAGCGCCAGCTCGCGCGTCGCGTAGTCCAGGATGCCGGTGATCAGGACGTAGAACGTCGCGTGGTTGACCATGAACGACCCGCCGGCCAGCAGCACGGTGACCTTGTGCGAGCGCATGATCTCCCGCAGCGGCGAGCGCGGCTCGGCGTTGCCCGCCGCGGCCTCGCGGAACTCCGGCGTCTCCTCGACGTAGCGGTGGATCAGCCAGGCCAGCACCAGGATGAGCGCGCCCATCAGGAAGGGCACCCGCCAGCCCCACGCCAGGAAGGCGTCGGGGGCGACGGCGGCGCTGATCGAGAAGTAGACGGCGTAGGCGACGACCAGCCCGATCGGCACGCCCATCTGGACCAGGCTGCCGTAGAGGCCGCGCTTGCCGGGCGGGGCGTACTCGGTGGCGAGCAGGGCGGCGCCGCCCCACTGCATGCCCACGGCGACGCCCTGCACCAGGCGCAGCACCACCAGGATGACCGGCGCGAGCACGCCGATGGCGGTGTAGGAGGGCAGCAGGCCGATCAGCGTGGTGGCCGCGCCCATCGCCAGCAGCGCCCACACCAGCGTCGGCTTGCGGCCGTACTTGTCGCCGAGGTGGCCGCCGATGATGCCGCCGAGCGGTCGGGCCAGGAAGCCCACGGCGAACGTGGCGAAGGACGCGAGCACCCCGGCCACGGGATTGAAGTCGGGGAAGAACAGCGTGCCGAACACGAGTGCCGCCGCAACGCTGAACACGAAGAACTCGTACCATTCGACCGCGGCGGTCGCCGCGGCCGCTGTGGCGACGACGCGCCGGGTACGGGTGTCGACGCCGCCGGGGGCGCCGCCGGCCGGCGGATCGTGCGGTGTCTGTGCGGTCATGGCCTGGCCTCCGGGAAGTCGGGGGGAGCGGTCAGGGGGCTGCGAATGGGAGGACACGTGTCGCAGGTCACGAAAATCCCTATGCGAAGCGTGAAACCGACTGGATGGTATGTCAATGCCAATCCTCGCTTTTTTGCCTAATTGAGCTGAGGTATATTGCCTACGGCCGACCGGCGATACCGCCCGGTCGGTCAGCGTGCCCGAAGGACGACGCCCCCCCCGTCGGCACGGTGCGACGGGCGGGCGGAAGGAGCTGATGGCTGTGACGAACCCTCCGGGGCTGGACCTGCGGCGCCTGCGCGACCACCTCGACGCCGAGCGGCCCGGACTGGTGAGCGGGGACCTCTCCGCGGACGTCATCGCCGGTGGCCGCTCCAACCTCACCTACGCCGTCACCGACGGCGTCCGGCGCTGGGTGGTGCGCCGGCCGCCGCTGGGCCACGTCCTGCCCACCGCGCACGACATGGCCAGGGAGTACCGCGTCATCTCCGCGCTGGCCGGGACCGACGTCCCGGTGCCGCCGACCGTGCTGCTGTGCGAGGACCCCGACGTGATCGGCGCCCGCTTCTACGTCATGGACTTCGTGCCCGGCACCCCCTACCGCACCAGCGAGGAGCTGAGGGAACTCGGCGCCGAACGCACCCGCGCCGTCGTGCTGTCCATGATCGACACGCTCGTCGACCTGCACGCCGTCGACCCGGCGTCGGTGGGCCTGGCCGACTTCGGGCGCCCCGAGGGCTTCATGGAGCGCCAGTTGCGCCGCTGGAGCAAGCAACTGGCGGCCTCGCGCAGCCGCGACCTGCCCGGCATCGACGAACTGCACGCCCGGCTCGCCGCGGCGCTGCCGGAGTCCCCCGAGCCCACGATCGTCCACGGCGACTACCGGCTGGACAACATCCTGGTCGACACCGACGACCGGATCACGGCCGTGCTCGACTGGGAGATGTCCACGCTCGGCGACCCGCTCACCGACCTCGCCCTCGTGGTCGCCTACACCAGCAGGGAGCTGCCCGCCGACAGCGGCGTCAGCAACGTCAGGGAGGCGCCCGGCCACCCGGCGATCGACGAGCTCGTCGCCCGCTACGCCGAGCGCTCCGGCCGCGACGTCTCCGCGCTCAACTGGTATGTGGGCTTCGCCTTCTTCAAGCTCGCGGTGATCCTCGAGGGCATCCACTACCGCTTCAGCCAGGGCAAGACCGTGGGCGAGGACTTCGACCGGATCGGCGAGGTCGTGCCGACCCTGGTCACCGGCGGGCTCAAGCACCTCGCCCAGGACTGAAGGCCCGGAACGGGGGGAGGAGGGACGGCTCCGCCGGAAGGCCCCGCTGCTCAGCGAGCTTCGACTGTCGAGTCCGCGGGGCGAGGCGGGACTTCCACGGCGCGGATCCGCTGTGCCGTCGGCGGCTCGCGCGCACTGCGGCGGCCGACCCCCTGTGCACACCCGATCGCCGCATAGCGATCAGGTGCTCATGCGCTCAACCTCGCGCGGTCGTGCGGCGCGTCGAAGTCCAGCACCGGGCCGACCGGCACGATGCGCTTGGGGTTGAGCGCGGCGTGCGTGGTGTAGTAATGCCGCTTGATGTGGCCGAAGTCGGTGGTGTCGCGGAAGGCCGGCAGCAAGTACAGGTCGCGGGTGTAGCCCCACAGGTTGGGGTAGTCCACCAGACGCCGCAGGTTCACCTTGAAGTGCGTGGAGTACACCGGGTCGAACCGCGCCAGCGTGACCCACAGCCGGACGTCGGCCTCGGTGATCCGCTCCCCGGTCAGGTAGCGGCGTCGGGAGAGCCGCTCCTCCAGCTCGTCCAGCGTGTGGAAGACCGCGGCCACGGCCTCCTCGTAGGCCTCCTGCGTCGGCGCGAACCCGCACTTGTAGACGCCGTTGTTGACGGTGGCGTAGACCAGGTCGTTCAGCGCGTCGATCTCGGTTCGCAGGTCGGCGGGGTAGAGGTCGATGTCGTTGCGGGCCCAGGCGTCGAACCGGGCGTTGAGGTCGAGGGTGATGTCGGGGAAGTTGTTGCTGACGATCCGCCGCTCCCGCTTGTCCCACAGCACCGGCACCGAGACGTGGCCGTCGTAGCCGGGCTCGGTCGCCTCGTAGACCTCCCGCAGCGTCGCGAAGCGGCCGACCGCGTCGGGACCGTGCCCGGGCCCCTCGCGGAACGCCCAGCCCCGGCCGTCGCGCACGGGGTCGACGATGCCGACCGAGACGGCCTCCTCCAGGCCTTTGAGCGCCCGCACGATCAGGCTGCGGTGCGCCCAGGGGCAGGCGTAGGAGGCGTAGACGTGGTACCGGCCGGCCTCGGCGGGGAACTCCGCCGAGCCGATCCTGCCGCGGAACGGGTAGGGCGGGCGCTCGAACGCCGGCCCCTTCGGCCTGGTCATCTTGGCGCCGTAGTCCCCGTAGGCCTCGAAGTCGACGGGCGTGGCGACGATCGCTGTCGGCATTGCGCAACTCCTGCTCCCCGCGGCCCCTCCCGCCGGGCCGCCGTTCTCCGTGACCACTACCCGCCCGACCCGCCCCCCAACGCGTCGCACCCCCGGCGGGCGATCGTTCTCACAGGAAGAGGACGCCTTTCAGTCGGCCTCGGTTGGGGCTACCGG
This sequence is a window from Spinactinospora alkalitolerans. Protein-coding genes within it:
- a CDS encoding DUF397 domain-containing protein, whose protein sequence is MKSEFEFHKSSYSANGQNCVEVAENVPGVAAVRDTKSRDRGHLPFAAGEWSAFLEAVKHGEL
- a CDS encoding glutathione S-transferase family protein, whose translation is MPTAIVATPVDFEAYGDYGAKMTRPKGPAFERPPYPFRGRIGSAEFPAEAGRYHVYASYACPWAHRSLIVRALKGLEEAVSVGIVDPVRDGRGWAFREGPGHGPDAVGRFATLREVYEATEPGYDGHVSVPVLWDKRERRIVSNNFPDITLDLNARFDAWARNDIDLYPADLRTEIDALNDLVYATVNNGVYKCGFAPTQEAYEEAVAAVFHTLDELEERLSRRRYLTGERITEADVRLWVTLARFDPVYSTHFKVNLRRLVDYPNLWGYTRDLYLLPAFRDTTDFGHIKRHYYTTHAALNPKRIVPVGPVLDFDAPHDRARLSA
- a CDS encoding phosphotransferase family protein; translation: MAVTNPPGLDLRRLRDHLDAERPGLVSGDLSADVIAGGRSNLTYAVTDGVRRWVVRRPPLGHVLPTAHDMAREYRVISALAGTDVPVPPTVLLCEDPDVIGARFYVMDFVPGTPYRTSEELRELGAERTRAVVLSMIDTLVDLHAVDPASVGLADFGRPEGFMERQLRRWSKQLAASRSRDLPGIDELHARLAAALPESPEPTIVHGDYRLDNILVDTDDRITAVLDWEMSTLGDPLTDLALVVAYTSRELPADSGVSNVREAPGHPAIDELVARYAERSGRDVSALNWYVGFAFFKLAVILEGIHYRFSQGKTVGEDFDRIGEVVPTLVTGGLKHLAQD
- a CDS encoding MFS transporter produces the protein MTAQTPHDPPAGGAPGGVDTRTRRVVATAAAATAAVEWYEFFVFSVAAALVFGTLFFPDFNPVAGVLASFATFAVGFLARPLGGIIGGHLGDKYGRKPTLVWALLAMGAATTLIGLLPSYTAIGVLAPVILVVLRLVQGVAVGMQWGGAALLATEYAPPGKRGLYGSLVQMGVPIGLVVAYAVYFSISAAVAPDAFLAWGWRVPFLMGALILVLAWLIHRYVEETPEFREAAAGNAEPRSPLREIMRSHKVTVLLAGGSFMVNHATFYVLITGILDYATRELALTRESVLLVALGLSVFQLPLMPAAAAVSDRIGRIKVYSFGIIGLFLWSIPLFLLVDTANLWVMAIGMFVCGIFLSIMYAPQAALFAELFEPEVRFTGASLGYQLSSVVGGGFAPFAMVLLLDATGSSLSVSFYLMALSAIALLSVWMLVRRRNRRLTTTA